One stretch of bacterium DNA includes these proteins:
- a CDS encoding sugar phosphate isomerase/epimerase translates to MPVSRRDFLAAGAAAAVTAAVGQARAQQSASGPNPMPVRIGMTDWNLGERGLTEKVALAREIGLDGIQVSVLYPEDGAPHLRGEKLQAEYRGAALANGVQICSLAIGNLGPGEPFKSEPMGVMRVKDAITVAAAIGADDILLPIFRKNTPQDDAEFTRIINSFKEMAPLAEKLGVTVSLESSMSAADHLRILDAVGSPNIGV, encoded by the coding sequence ATGCCAGTATCGAGACGCGACTTTCTGGCCGCTGGCGCGGCGGCGGCGGTGACCGCGGCCGTGGGCCAGGCCCGCGCCCAGCAGAGCGCAAGCGGCCCCAACCCCATGCCCGTGCGGATCGGGATGACCGACTGGAACCTGGGCGAGCGCGGCCTGACCGAAAAAGTGGCCCTGGCCCGCGAGATCGGGCTGGACGGTATCCAGGTGAGCGTGCTGTACCCGGAGGACGGCGCCCCGCACCTGCGCGGCGAGAAGCTCCAGGCCGAGTACCGCGGGGCCGCACTGGCCAACGGCGTGCAGATCTGCTCCCTGGCTATCGGCAACCTCGGACCGGGCGAGCCGTTCAAGAGCGAGCCGATGGGTGTGATGCGGGTCAAGGACGCGATCACCGTGGCCGCGGCTATCGGCGCGGATGATATCCTGCTGCCCATTTTCCGCAAGAATACGCCGCAGGATGACGCCGAGTTCACGCGGATAATCAACTCGTTCAAGGAAATGGCGCCCCTGGCCGAGAAGCTGGGCGTGACGGTCTCGCTCGAGAGCAGCATGAGCGCCGCCGACCACCTGCGAATCCTGGACGCGGTGGGCTCGCCCAATATCGGCGTG